From a single Pempheris klunzingeri isolate RE-2024b chromosome 2, fPemKlu1.hap1, whole genome shotgun sequence genomic region:
- the aldh1l1 gene encoding cytosolic 10-formyltetrahydrofolate dehydrogenase, producing the protein MKIAVIGQSLFGQEVYKELRKDGHTIVGVFTIPDKDGKADPLATEAEKDGVAVFKFPRWRVKGQAIPEVVDQYKATGAELNVLPFCSQFIPMEVIDHPKHGSIIYHPSLLPRHRGASAINWTLIHGDKKGGFTVFWADDGLDTGPILLQRECDVEPNDTVNTIYKRFLFPEGVKGTVEAVRLIAEGKALKITQPQEGATYECIQKKDNSKIDWNQPAEALHNWIRGNDKVPGAWAEVDGQKVTFYGSTLVDNGATANGQPLEIPGASRPGIVTKTGLVLFGNDGKALLVKNLQFEDGKMISAAQYFSSGSSAAVELTEEEKTFAEQMRAVWQSILTNASQIEDSTDFFKSGAASMDVVRLVEEVKLRASSCQLQNEDVYMNTTFQDFIQMCVRKLRGEDDEEELVVDYVEKNINNMTIKMPHQLFINGEFVDAEGGKTYKTINPTDGAAICDVSLAQISDVDKAVAAAKEAFEEGEWGKMNPRDRGRLIYKLADLMEQHQEEMATIEAIDSGAVYTLALKTHVGMSIQTFRYFAGWCDKIQGSTIPINQARPNRNLTFTKKEPIGVCAIVIPWNYPLMMLAWKTAACLAAGNTVVLKPAQVTPLTALKFAELAARAGLPKGVINILPGSGALVGQRMSDHPDVRKLGFTGSTEIGKHIMKSCAVSNVKKVSLELGGKSPLIIFSDCDMDKAVRMGMSSVFFNKGENCIAAGRLFVEDTIHDQFVKKVVEEVKKMKIGDPLDRSTDHGPQNHKAHLDKLVEYCQTGIKEGATLVCGGKQVQRPGFFFEPTVFTDVQDHMYIAIEESFGPVMIISKFKGGEVDDVLRRANTTEYGLASGVFTRDISKALYVSEKLNAGTVFVNTYNKTDVASPFGGFKQSGFGKDLGQEALNEYLKTKAVTIEY; encoded by the exons ATGAAGATTGCAGTGATTGGTCAGAGTCTGTTCGGCCAGGAGGTCTACAAGGAGCTGAGGAAGGACGGCCACACCATCGTAGGAGTCTTCACCATCCCTGACAAGGATGGCAAGGCTGACCCTCTGG CAACTGAGGCAGAGAAGGATGGCGTTGCCGTCTTCAAGTTCCCCCGCTGGCGTGTGAAGGGCCAGGCCATCCCAGAGGTGGTGGATCAGTACAAGGCCACCGGTGCCGAGCTCAACGTCCTGCCCTTCTGCTCCCAGTTCATCCCCATGGAGGTCATCGACCACCCCAAACACGGTTCCATCATCTACCACCCCTCCCTGCTGCCTCGCCACAGGGGAGCCTCTGCTATCAACTG GACCCTTATCCATGGTGACAAAAAGGGCGGCTTCACGGTGTTCTGGGCCGACGACGGTCTGGACACCGGACCAATCCTGCTGCAGAGGGAGTGTGACGTTGAACCCAATGACACAGTCAACACAATCTACAAGAGATTTCTCTTCCCAGAGGGAGTCAAAGGCACA GTGGAAGCAGTGAGGCTGATTGCAGAGGGGAAGGCCCTGAAGATCACCCAGCCACAGGAGGGAGCCACATACGAGTGCATTCAGAAGAAGGACAATTCTAAG ATTGACTGGAACCAGCCTGCTGAGGCTCTTCACAACTGGATCCGAGGAAACGACAAAGTGCCCGGAGCCTGGGCAGAGGTTGACGGACAG AAAGTGACTTTTTATGGCTCCACTCTGGTGGATAACGGTGCCACAGCCAACGGTCAGCCCCTGGAGATCCCCGGGGCCAGTCGACCCGGCATCGTCACCAAAACAGGCCTGGTGCTGTTTGGCAACGACGGCAAGGCG CTGTTGGTGAAGAACCTCCAGTTTGAGGACGGGAAGATGATCTCTGCAGCGCAGTACTTCAGCTCAGGGAGCAGTGCTGCCGTGGAGCTcacggaggaggagaaaaccTTCGCTGAACAGATGAGG GCAGTGTGGCAGAGTATCCTGACTAATGCTAGTCAGATTGAAGACTCCACCGATTTCTTCAAGTCCGGTGCTGCTTCCATGGATGTGGTCAG GCTTGTGGAGGAGGTGAAGCTTCGGGCCAGTAGCTGCCAGCTGCAGAACGAGGACGTCTACATGAACACCACTTTCCAGGATTTCATCCAGATGTGTGTCAGGAAGCTGAGAGGggaggacgatgaggaggaaCTGGTCGTTGATTAT GTGGAGAAGAACATCAATAACATGACCATAAAGATGCCCCATCAGCTGTTCATTAATGGAGAGTTTGTTGATGCAGAGGGGGGAAAGACCTACAAGACCATCAATCCCACTGACGGCGCA GCCATCTGTGATGTGTCTCTGGCCCAGATAAGTGATGTGGACaaggctgtggctgctgctaAGGAGGCCTTTGAAGAGGGAGAGTGGGGCAAGATGAACCCCAGAGACCGAGGCAGACTCATATACAA GCTGGCTGACCTGATGGAGCAGCACCAGGAGGAGATGGCCACCATCGAAGCCATTGACTCCGGAGCTGTTTACACTCTGGCCCTAAAGACCCACGTGGGCATGTCCATCCAGACCTTCCGCTATTTTGCTGGCTGGTGTGATAAGATCCAG GGCAGCACCATCCCCATAAACCAGGCCAGACCCAATCGTAACCTCACCTTCACCAAGAAGGAACCAATAGG AGTGTGTGCCATCGTGATTCCCTGGAACTACCCTCTGATGATGCTGGCCTGGAAGACAGCAGCCTGCCTGGCAGCTGGAAACACAGTCGTCCTCAAACCCGCTCAG GTGACTCCACTAACAGCGCTGAAGTTTGCTGAGTTGGCAGCAAGGGCTGGACTCCCCAAAGGAGTGATAAACATTCTGCCTGGATCAg GTGCTCTGGTCGGTCAGCGTATGTCTGACCATCCCGACGTCCGGAAACTGGGCTTCACGGGCTCCACTGAAATTGGTAAACACATCATGAAAAG CTGTGCGGTCAGCAACGTGAAGAAAGTTTCTCTGGAGCTCGGAGGAAAATCCCCTCTCATCATCTTCAGTGACTGTGACATGGACAAGGCTGTGCGCATG GGCATGAGCTCTGTGTTCTTCAACAAGGGAGAGAACTGCATTGCAGCTGGCAGACTGTTTGTGGAGGACACCATTCATGACCAGTTTGTGAAAAAAGTG GTTGAGGAGGTCAAGAAGATGAAGATCGGCGATCCTCTGGACCGCTCCACAGACCACGGCCCGCAGAACCACAAGGCCCACCTGGACAAACTGGTGGAGTATTGTCAGACCGGCATCAAGGAGGGGGCCACTCTGGTCTGTGGTGGTAAGCAGGTACAGCGACCAG GATTTTTCTTTGAACCTACGGTGTTCACTGATGTGCAAGACCACATGTACATTGCTATAGAGGAATCATTCGGCCCTGTCATGATAATTTCCAAGTTCAAGGGCGG TGAGGTGGACGATGTCCTGAGAAGAGCAAACACTACAGAGTACGGCCTGGCTTCAGGTGTTTTCACGCGGGACATCAGCAAAGCTCTGTATGTCAGCGAAAAGCTCAACGCCGGCACAGTTTTTGTCAACACCTACAACAAGACTGATGTGGCCTCGCCATTCGGAGGCTTCAAACAGTCTGGCTTTGGCAAAGACCTGG GACAAGAGGCTCTCAACGAATACCTGAAGACAAAGGCGGTGACCATCGAGTATTAA